One window from the genome of Cydia fagiglandana chromosome 21, ilCydFagi1.1, whole genome shotgun sequence encodes:
- the LOC134675359 gene encoding uncharacterized protein K02A2.6-like, whose translation MEKLNVIEKIEKPTDWVNSIVVVEKANGTLRVCLDPRSLNEAIKRPHYTFPTFNDLRSNIAGATVFSKLDASSGFWTIPLDEESSDLCTFNTPFGRYKFLRLPFGINSSSEIFHRTMVQLFGDLPGVQIFIDDLLVFGKTQAEHDERLANLLKRAQEVNIKFNRSKCQFNMSEVYYVGHMFNKDGISPDKSKIKAITEMPSPTNVKELQRFLGMVNYLGQYIPNLAEETSILRDLVKKENIWQWSESHEKQFGKLKSLICKAPVLTHFDLKKPIRMSVDASKSAVGAVIFHGRNPIAYASKSLTRSQENYAQIEKELFAILFGAKKFHQYLYGNTVHVETDHQPLVTLFKKPLAEVPARLQRMMIALQAYHLVVSYTKGSEMYISDTLSRAPVQDESNCEFNFNDLEKDVEIHVNLLTSHLAITKDKLNKILEHTNKDESLQKLKLYFKNGWPNSKKEIDPIVSPYWNIRDEIHVINNLVFKGQSVVIPMSLRSEMLSILHEGHLGIEKTKGQARGTVYWPNINSDIESKIKQCEYCLMFMNNKPKDPMMSHEQPIYPWEKVAADLFDYKSKKYLLVVDSYSNYIEVAHLQKGSDSNAVITNLKSIFARHGVPLQLLTDNGPPFNSQAFKAFSINWEFEHITSSPYLPRSNGLAEVSVRIVKNIFKKCDESGTDPYIGLLQYRNSPRGNLSSPAQLLMSRQLRTKLPAKATVLKPKVVNFKEHLEHKKVNLDKTRSYYNQHARMSLPLNDNDYVYFKKKPTDNNWHKGRIVSKADHPRSYIIKDSDNVLYRRNQQHIYRPQNSGCVTRTNIRDFENNDDNYDSYPFESDSECISINNTNDHENNNHDTYAFNSDQNQHSFLCSTPNANSSKSQHSFHSSTPNCAPNSPNIPSCANSPNIPNIPITDTVIRRVPTGNYTTRTGRQVIKPKRLDL comes from the coding sequence atggaaaaattaaatGTCATTGAAAAAATTGAAAAGCCCACTGATTGGGTCAACTCTATTGTCGTAGTCGAAAAAGCAAATGGTACCCTTCGTGTATGTTTAGATCCACGTAGCTTGAATGAAGCTATAAAAAGACCTCACTATACGTTTCCTACTTTTAACGATTTGCGATCAAATATAGCTGGTGCAACAGTTTTCAGCAAGTTAGATGCTAGCTCAGGATTCTGGACGATACCTTTAGACGAGGAAAGTAGCGATTTATGCACATTCAATACCCCATTTGGCAGGTACAAATTCCTTCGTTTACCTTTCGGAATTAATTCAAGTTCTGAAATCTTTCACAGAACTATGGTGCAATTATTTGGTGACTTGCCtggtgttcagatatttatagATGATTTATTAGTTTTTGGTAAAACGCAAGCTGAGCATGACGAACGATTAGCCAATCTCTTAAAAAGAGCACAGGAAGTGAACATCAAGTTCAATAGGTCAAAATGTCAATTTAATATGTCTGAAGTGTACTATGTGGGTCATATGTTCAACAAAGATGGCATTTCTCCTGATAAGTCAAAAATAAAAGCCATTACCGAAATGCCTAGTCCAACAAATGTCAAGGAATTGCAACGATTCCTAGGAATGGTAAATTACCTAGGTCAATACATTCCAAATTTAGCTGAGGAAACTAGTATTCTTAGAGATTTGGtaaagaaagaaaatatttgGCAATGGTCAGAATCTCATGAAAAACAATTTGGTAAGCTAAAGTCTTTAATTTGTAAAGCACCAGTCCTTACTCATTTTGATTTAAAGAAGCCCATAAGAATGTCAGTTGATGCTTCAAAGTCTGCCGTCGGTGCTGTGATTTTTCATGGGAGAAATCCAATAGCTTATGCGTCTAAGTCCCTTACCAGGTCTCAAGAAAACTATGCACAAATAGAAAAAGAACTTTTTGCCATCTTATTTGGTGCCAAGAAATTCCATCAGTATTTATATGGTAACACTGTTCATGTAGAGACCGATCACCAACCGCTGGTGACCTTATTCAAAAAACCATTAGCCGAGGTTCCTGCTAGACTACAACGCATGATGATTGCCTTACAAGCATATCATTTAGTAGTTTCTTATACTAAAGGGTCAGAAATGTATATCTCTGATACCTTATCTCGAGCTCCTGTACAAGATGAGTCTAATTGTGAATTCAATTTCAATGATTTAGAAAAAGATGTAGAAATTCATGTCAATTTATTAACTTCTCATTTGGCTATTACTAAAGACAAGTTGAATAAAATCCTTGAACACACTAATAAAGATGAATCTTTACAAAAACTGAAACTTTACTTCAAAAATGGATGGCCTAATTCTAAAAAGGAAATTGATCCTATTGTCTCTCCATATTGGAACATCAGAGATGAGATTCATGTTATTAATAACTTAGTTTTTAAAGGTCAAAGTGTTGTCATTCCCATGTCTTTGAGATCTGAAATGCTCTCTATTTTACATGAAGGTCATTTAGGTATTGAGaaaaccaaaggtcaagctagAGGTACAGTCTACTGGCCCAACATCAATAGCGATATAGAGTCAAAGATAAAACAATGTGAATATTGCCTTATGTTCATGAATAATAAGCCTAAAGATCCAATGATGTCGCATGAACAACCTATATATCCGTGGGAAAAGGTAGCTGCAGATTTGTTTGACTATAAGtccaaaaaatacttacttgttGTGGATAGTTATTCCAATTACATTGAAGTCGCTCATTTACAGAAAGGCAGTGATAGTAATGCTGTTATTACTAACTTAAAGTCTATCTTTGCTCGCCATGGTGTTCCATTGCAACTTCTTACCGATAATGGTCCACCATTCAACTCTCAAGCTTTCAAAGCTTTTTCAATAAATTGGGAATTTGAACATATTACTTCAAGTCCATACTTGCCAAGGTCTAATGGTCTCGCTGAAGTTAGTGTTAggattgtaaaaaatatattcaaaaaatgtgaTGAATCAGGAACAGATCCTTATATTGGTCTACTGCAGTATAGGAATTCCCCAAGAGGAAATCTTAGCTCTCCTGCTCAATTACTTATGTCGCGGCAACTAAGAACAAAACTACCGGCTAAAGCCACTGTTTTAAAGCCCAAAGTAGTAAACTTTAAGGAACATTTGGAACATAAGAAGGTAAATTTAGATAAAACAAGATCTTACTACAATCAACATGCTAGGATGTCTCTCCCTTTGAATGATAATGATTATGTCTATTTCAAGAAAAAACCTACTGATAATAACTGGCATAAAGGTAGAATAGTATCTAAGGCTGATCATCCTCGCTCATATATCATTAAAGATAGTGATAATGTTTTATATAGACGCAATCAGCAACATATTTATCGTCCACAGAACAGTGGATGTGTAACTCGGACTAATATTagagattttgaaaataatgatgATAACTATGATTCTTATCCTTTTGAGTCTGATAGTGAGTGTATAAGTATCAATAATACTAATGATCATGAAAATAATAACCATGATACTTATGCTTTTAATTCTGATCAAAATCAACATTCGTTTTTATGTTCAACACCAAATGCCAATAGTTCCAAAAGCCAACATTCATTTCATTCTTCAACACCTAATTGTGCACCTAACAGTCCCAATATTCCTAGTTGTGCCAATAGTCCCAATATTCCTAATATTCCTATAACTGACACTGTTATACGTAGAGTACCTACTGGTAACTATACTACTAGAACAGGTAGGCAAGTAATTAAACCAAAACGATTAGATTTATAA